In Odontesthes bonariensis isolate fOdoBon6 chromosome 9, fOdoBon6.hap1, whole genome shotgun sequence, the following proteins share a genomic window:
- the LOC142388271 gene encoding rab5 GDP/GTP exchange factor-like: MMSQRRGIHLDQSELLCKKGCGFYGNTAWQGLCSKCWREEYQREKQRQIQEDWALAERLQREEEEAYASRNQKTQSQPAITPFSKFEERKTKEKSSKVNTVTKFFSPSTKTPPKKDAAPFDTQSSPSPSSSATRPSSLDSDHATREFIDFLKPLKSGREIFKQCRAFTESMVYKREMGADELSECVQDFYQNLSERLQTQFKGSSDQVESVMDEVEKYMMTRLYKEAFCPETTDDENKDLAIQKRIRALHWVTIEMLCVPVDEEIPEVSDSVVKAITDVIEMDSKRVPKDKLAGITRCSKHIFNAIKVSKKEAASADDFLPTLIYIVLKANPPRLQSNIQYITRFSNPSRLMTGEDGYYFTNLCCAVAFIEKLDGQSLNLSSEEFELYMSGQASPNWPQSTGASSCSPGSAALTQVHKRLDLLTGLGERQERVIEKARQLESDLIDWTDEVEQKVQNVLESFTPETQNPAAATASEAASAAPSAIDSDNVENELLPPPLQPQVFAG, encoded by the exons ATGATGAGCCAGCGGCGTGGGATCCAtctggaccaatcagagctgctctgcaagAAAGGATGTGGTTTTTATGGCAACACAGCTTGGCAAGGCCTGTGCTCAAAGTGTTGGCGAGAAGAATATCAGCGAGAAAAGCAAAGGCAGATTCAAGAAGACTGGGCTCTTGCGGAAAG gctgcagagagaggaagaggaagcttATGCAAGCAGAAATCAGAAGACCCAATCACAGCCCGCAATCACACCCTTCAGCAagtttgaagaaagaaagacGAAGGAAAAGTCCAGCAAAGTCAACACTGTCACAAAGTTTTTCAGTCCATCCACTAAAACACCACCAAAAAAAG ATGCTGCTCCCTTTGACACACAGTCAAGCCCAAGCCCCAGCTCCTCAGCAACCCGACCTTCGTCTTTGGACAGTGACCATGCAACGCGAGAGTTCATTGATTTCCTCAAACCTTTGAAGTCTGGGAGGGAAATCTTCAAACAGTGTCGAGCTTTCACTGAGAGCATGGTGTATAAGCGG GAAATGGGAGCTGATGAGCTGTCGGAGTGTGTGCAGGACTTCTACCAGAACCTCTCAGAACGCCTTCAGACTCAGTTCAAAG GTTCTTCAGATCAGGTAGAAAGTGTTATGGATGAAGTAGAGAAGTACATGATGACTCGTCTCTACAAAGAGGCTTTCTGTCCTGAAACCACAGATGATGAAAACAAAGACCTGGCCATTCAGAAGAGAATCAG AGCTTTGCACTGGGTCACCATTGAGATGTTGTGTGTGCCTGTAGACGAGGAGATCCCTGAGGTCTCTGACAGTGTAGTCAAAGCCATCACCG ATGTGATTGAAATGGATTCAAAGCGTGTGCCCAAGGACAAGCTGGCCGGCATAACTCGTTGCAGTAAGCACATCTTCAACGCTATTAAAGTGAGCAAGAAAGAGGCTGCGTCTGCAGATGACTTCCTCCCCACACTCATTTACATCGTGCTGAAAGCCAACCCTCCACGACTGCAGTCCAACATCCAGTACATCACCCGTTTTTCCAACCCCAGCAGACTCATGACCGGAGAGGACGGTTACTACTTCACTAATCTG TGCTGTGCGGTCGCTTTCATCGAAAAACTGGACGGCCAGTCTCTGAATCTTAGCTctgaggagtttgaactctACATGTCAGGCCAGGCGTCCCCCAACTGGCCACAGTCCACTGGCGCTTCCTCCTGCTCCCCCGGCAGCGCAGCTCTCACTCAGGTCCACAAACGCCTGGATCTGCTCACTGGCCTAGGCGAAAGGCAGGAGCGCGTCATCGAGAAGGCTCGCCAGCTGGAGAGTGACCTCATCGACTGGACGGATGAAGTGGAGCAGAAGGTGCAGAACGTTCTGGAGAGCTtcacaccagagacacaaaaccctgcagcagccacagctaGTGAGGCAGCATCTGCAGCACCATCAGCAATTGACTCTGATAATGTTGAGAACGAGCTGCTGCCCCCACCGCTGCAACCTCAAGTGTTTGCTGGCTGA
- the LOC142388273 gene encoding caspase a-like isoform X1, with translation MDSWTTTESRQQSESSSDWSRWIPRRWLIIFQTQGRLLVEQDTENFETASTFRNSMYKELSRVRAEFVKKVSKAGLSELLDVLLEDGVFNELEKESILEEHNTKADKARALIDDVKKKGPEASRKMIDRLEKIDNHLYSLLSLSCGQPPQPAAEPQLEQGSSATCHTMEELWKKNQSEPDNIYPVTKAAFRSRVALLITNIKFSVESLYRSGAERDEENMEKLLSSFGYDVVKHTNLTGKGIDDALREFAKHPKLKSTDSAFVIIMSHGKREFILGVNHKAEEPDEFPIDNIYKYLGSQHCPALLNKPKIIIIQACRGDQKGSAFVSDSANNAEAVPEVFEEDTLKCVHKEKDFAPFLSCTPDTVSYRQKEHGSVLIQYIDEVFKGSARQLDILTLFTKVMKRFEDFAIHNRRQMATIDRCTLTKHFYFYPGLLDTSQS, from the exons ATGGACAGTTGGACAACAACAGAAAGTCGACAACAGTCGGAG agcagctctgattggtccagaTGGATCCCACGCCGCTGGCTCATCATCTTTCAAACGCAAGGACGACTGCTGGTGGAACAGGACACGGAAAACTTTGAGACAGCAAGCACATTCAGAAACTCAATGT ATAAGGAGCTTTCCAGAGTGAGGGCTGAGTTTGTGAAGAAAGTGTCCAAAGCAGGTCTTAGTGAGCTGCTGGATGTTCTTCTTGAGGATGGTGTCTTCAATGAGTTGGAGAAAGAATCAATACTGGAAGAACATAATACAAAAGCAGACAAGGCACGGGCTCTCATTGACGATGTGAAGAAGAAAGGCCCTGAGGCCAGCAGGAAGATGATCGACCGACTTGAAAAGATTGATAACCACCTTTACTCTTTGCTGAGTTTGTCCTGTGGCCAGCCTCCTCAGCCAG CTGCAGAACCACAGTTGGAGCAGGGTTCTTCAGCCACATGCCACACCATGGAAGAGTTGTGGAAGAAGAATCAGAGTGAGCCAGATAAC ATTTACCCAGTGACCAAAGCTGCCTTCAGGAGTCGTGTAGCCCTGCTGATCACTAACATAAAGTTTTCTGTGGAGAGTCTGTATAGAAGTGGAGCTGAGAGAGACGAGGAGAACATGGAGAAACTGCTCTCAAGTTTTGGATATGACGTTGTGAAACACACAAACCTCACTGGAAAG GGGATTGATGACGCTCTACGTGAGTTCGCTAAACATCCAAAACTGAAAAGCACAGACAGTGCGTTTGTGATTATTATGTCTCATGGGAAACGGGAGTTTATCCTCGGTGTCAATCAtaaagctgaagaaccggatgAATTCCCCATTGACAACATATACAAGTACCTGGGCTCACAGCACTGCCCAGCACTGCTGAACAAACCCAAGATCATCATCATCCAGGCCTGCAGAGGAG ATCAGAAGGGATCTGCGTTTGTAAGTGATAGTGCAAACAATGCAGAGGCTGTGCCAGAAGTCTTTGAGGAGGACACTCTGAAGTGTGTCCACAAAGAGAAAGACTTCGCCCCTTTTCTCTCCTGCACCCCTG ATACTGTGTCATACAGACAAAAAGAACACGGGTCTGTCCTCATCCAGTACATCGATGAAGTTTTCAAAGGAAGTGCCCGTCAGCTTGATATTCTGACTCTTTTCACGAAA GTCATGAAACGCTTTGAAGACTTTGCAATCCACAACAGGCGACAGATGGCAACCATAGACAGATGCACACTAACAAAGCACTTCTACTTCTATCCAGGCCTCTTAGACACATCTCAGAGTTAG
- the LOC142388273 gene encoding caspase-1-like isoform X2 — MADKELSRVRAEFVKKVSKAGLSELLDVLLEDGVFNELEKESILEEHNTKADKARALIDDVKKKGPEASRKMIDRLEKIDNHLYSLLSLSCGQPPQPAAEPQLEQGSSATCHTMEELWKKNQSEPDNIYPVTKAAFRSRVALLITNIKFSVESLYRSGAERDEENMEKLLSSFGYDVVKHTNLTGKGIDDALREFAKHPKLKSTDSAFVIIMSHGKREFILGVNHKAEEPDEFPIDNIYKYLGSQHCPALLNKPKIIIIQACRGDQKGSAFVSDSANNAEAVPEVFEEDTLKCVHKEKDFAPFLSCTPDTVSYRQKEHGSVLIQYIDEVFKGSARQLDILTLFTKVMKRFEDFAIHNRRQMATIDRCTLTKHFYFYPGLLDTSQS; from the exons ATGGCAG ATAAGGAGCTTTCCAGAGTGAGGGCTGAGTTTGTGAAGAAAGTGTCCAAAGCAGGTCTTAGTGAGCTGCTGGATGTTCTTCTTGAGGATGGTGTCTTCAATGAGTTGGAGAAAGAATCAATACTGGAAGAACATAATACAAAAGCAGACAAGGCACGGGCTCTCATTGACGATGTGAAGAAGAAAGGCCCTGAGGCCAGCAGGAAGATGATCGACCGACTTGAAAAGATTGATAACCACCTTTACTCTTTGCTGAGTTTGTCCTGTGGCCAGCCTCCTCAGCCAG CTGCAGAACCACAGTTGGAGCAGGGTTCTTCAGCCACATGCCACACCATGGAAGAGTTGTGGAAGAAGAATCAGAGTGAGCCAGATAAC ATTTACCCAGTGACCAAAGCTGCCTTCAGGAGTCGTGTAGCCCTGCTGATCACTAACATAAAGTTTTCTGTGGAGAGTCTGTATAGAAGTGGAGCTGAGAGAGACGAGGAGAACATGGAGAAACTGCTCTCAAGTTTTGGATATGACGTTGTGAAACACACAAACCTCACTGGAAAG GGGATTGATGACGCTCTACGTGAGTTCGCTAAACATCCAAAACTGAAAAGCACAGACAGTGCGTTTGTGATTATTATGTCTCATGGGAAACGGGAGTTTATCCTCGGTGTCAATCAtaaagctgaagaaccggatgAATTCCCCATTGACAACATATACAAGTACCTGGGCTCACAGCACTGCCCAGCACTGCTGAACAAACCCAAGATCATCATCATCCAGGCCTGCAGAGGAG ATCAGAAGGGATCTGCGTTTGTAAGTGATAGTGCAAACAATGCAGAGGCTGTGCCAGAAGTCTTTGAGGAGGACACTCTGAAGTGTGTCCACAAAGAGAAAGACTTCGCCCCTTTTCTCTCCTGCACCCCTG ATACTGTGTCATACAGACAAAAAGAACACGGGTCTGTCCTCATCCAGTACATCGATGAAGTTTTCAAAGGAAGTGCCCGTCAGCTTGATATTCTGACTCTTTTCACGAAA GTCATGAAACGCTTTGAAGACTTTGCAATCCACAACAGGCGACAGATGGCAACCATAGACAGATGCACACTAACAAAGCACTTCTACTTCTATCCAGGCCTCTTAGACACATCTCAGAGTTAG
- the LOC142388274 gene encoding caspase a-like → MMADKQLVRVRGRFVEKVSKPLLKQLLDDLLEDGLLNDGETDSVLEDYSSKTDMARAFIDMVRKKGDKASRSMITHIEDRDPTLYSELGLTCGPPAAAAPQRGQDWSNKLIPVTDSFLKEKLNSKDTYQVTAQSIRSRVALLITNRNFTDDKLTRKGAEKDEENMEKLLLSLNYQVVKYNDLTGKRIDDAICEFAKHPKLKSTDSVFVIIMSHGKREFILGVNHKAEEPDEFPIDNIYKYLGSQHCPALLNKPKIIIIQACRGGSGGAVLVSDSAEAPIVCDNVSQQRREENIVGDSIRHVHKEKDFISLLSSTPGSVSCRLEDQGSFLIQYTVEVFNTCSHQDDIDELFRKVMQRFEDFPSETKRQMPTKDRCTLTRRFYLLPGH, encoded by the exons ATGATGGCAG ATAAGCAGCTTGTCAGAGTGAGGGGGAGATTTGTGGAGAAGGTGTCAAAGCCGCTTCTCAAACAGCTCCTGGACGACCTTTTGGAAGACGGTCTGTTGAATGATGGAGAGACGGATTCTGTGCTTGAGGACTACAGTAGCAAAACAGACATGGCTCGTGCTTTCATTGACATGGTGAGGAAGAAAGGAGACAAGGCCAGCAGGAGCATGATCACCCACATTGAAGATAGAGATCCTACACTTTACTCTGAACTGGGCCTGACTTGTGGTCCACCGGCAG CTGCAGCACCACAGAGGGGGCAAGACTGGTCAAACAAGCTCATCCCTGTGACAGACTCATTCTTGAAGGAGAAACTGAACAGTAAAGAT ACTTACCAGGTGACAGCTCAATCCATTAGGAGTCGCGTGGCTCTGTTAATCACTAATAGGAATTTTACTGATGATAAATTAACACGCAAGGGAGCTGAAAAAGACGAGGAGAACATGGAAAAACTGCTCTTATCACTGAATTACCAGGTGGTGAAATACAATGATCTCACTGGAAAG AGGATTGATGACGCTATATGTGAGTTCGCTAAACATCCAAAACTGAAAAGCACAGACAGTGTGTTTGTGATTATTATGTCTCATGGGAAACGGGAGTTTATCCTCGGCGTCAATCAtaaagctgaagaaccggatgAATTCCCCATTGACAACATATACAAGTACCTGGGCTCACAGCACTGCCCAGCACTGCTGAACAAACCCAAGATCATCATCATCCAGGCCTGCAGAGGAG GGTCTGGTGGAGCTGTGCTTGTCAGTGACAGTGCTGAAGCTCCTATTGTCTGTGATAACGTCTCACAGCAAAGGCGTGAAGAGAACATTGTGGGTGATTCCATTCGACATGTACACAAGGAAAAGGACTTCATTTCTCTTCTGTCAAGCACTCCTGG ttctgtttcatgcCGACTAGAAGATCAAGGGTCTTTCCTGATACAGTATACAGTTGAAGTATTCAACACCTGCAGCCACCAGGATGACATTGATGAGCTTTTCAGAAAA GTCATGCAGCGCTTTGAAGATTTTCCCTCTGAAACCAAAAGACAGATGCCAACCAAAGACAGATGCACTCTTACAAGGCGCTTCTACCTCCTTCCAGGCCACTGA